A region from the Sandaracinus amylolyticus genome encodes:
- a CDS encoding sigma-54-dependent transcriptional regulator → MTASHSRVLCVEDDPAMGALLVKELGRRGFGVRHVRSANDALAAVEVEDYDAVVSDVRLGGMTGLELCERLVARRPELPVILITAFGDLDTAIAAIRAGAHDFLPKPFELEELAIRVTRAAELRALRAEVRRLREGIVTPAGIEEMIGEHATMQRVVAMIQRVASSEAPVLIAGETGTGKELVARALHARSPRAAGPFVAVNCAALPEALLESELFGHTKGAFTDARAPRAGLFVEASGGTLFLDEIAEMPLALQAKLLRALQEHTVRPVGSDREVAFDARIVSATHRDLESRVADGEFRDDLYYRLNVLQVRLPALRERGSDVLLIANHALKRIAQRSGKPVRGIAPEAARKLLAYDWPGNVRELMNAMERAVALAEYDDVTVADLPEKIQAFTRSHVLVAADDPNELLPLDEIERRYILRVIEAVGGNRTRAAEILKVDRKTLYTKLKSYGWRPSDPPLGAPPT, encoded by the coding sequence ATGACTGCAAGCCACTCACGCGTGCTGTGCGTCGAGGACGATCCGGCGATGGGCGCGCTCCTCGTGAAGGAGCTCGGGCGCCGCGGGTTCGGCGTGCGCCACGTCCGGAGCGCGAACGACGCGCTCGCCGCCGTCGAGGTCGAGGACTACGACGCCGTCGTGTCCGACGTGCGGCTCGGCGGCATGACCGGCCTCGAGCTATGCGAGCGGCTCGTCGCGCGACGTCCCGAGCTCCCGGTGATCCTGATCACCGCGTTCGGCGATCTCGACACCGCGATCGCCGCGATCCGCGCCGGCGCACACGACTTCCTGCCCAAGCCGTTCGAGCTCGAGGAGCTCGCGATCCGCGTCACGCGCGCCGCCGAGCTCCGTGCGCTGCGCGCCGAGGTGCGACGGCTGCGCGAGGGCATCGTCACGCCCGCGGGCATCGAGGAGATGATCGGTGAGCACGCGACGATGCAGCGCGTGGTCGCGATGATCCAGCGCGTCGCGAGCTCGGAGGCGCCGGTGCTGATCGCGGGCGAGACCGGCACCGGGAAGGAGCTGGTCGCGCGTGCGCTCCACGCGCGCAGCCCCCGCGCTGCGGGTCCGTTCGTCGCGGTGAATTGCGCGGCGCTGCCCGAGGCGCTGCTCGAGAGCGAGCTCTTCGGGCACACCAAGGGCGCGTTCACCGACGCGCGCGCGCCGCGCGCCGGGCTCTTCGTCGAAGCGAGCGGAGGCACGCTGTTCCTCGACGAGATCGCGGAGATGCCGCTCGCGCTCCAGGCGAAGCTCCTGCGCGCGCTCCAGGAGCACACGGTGCGGCCGGTGGGCAGCGACCGCGAGGTCGCGTTCGACGCGCGCATCGTGAGCGCGACGCATCGTGATCTCGAGTCGCGCGTCGCCGACGGCGAGTTCCGCGACGATCTCTACTACCGCCTCAACGTGCTCCAGGTGCGCCTGCCCGCGCTGCGCGAGCGTGGCTCCGACGTGCTCCTGATCGCGAACCACGCGCTCAAGCGCATCGCGCAGCGCAGCGGCAAGCCGGTGCGCGGCATCGCGCCCGAGGCGGCGCGCAAGCTCCTCGCGTACGACTGGCCGGGCAACGTGCGCGAGCTGATGAACGCGATGGAGCGCGCGGTCGCGCTCGCCGAGTACGACGACGTCACGGTCGCGGACCTGCCCGAGAAGATCCAGGCGTTCACGCGCTCGCACGTGCTCGTCGCGGCCGACGATCCCAACGAGCTCCTGCCGCTCGACGAGATCGAGCGCCGCTACATCCTGCGCGTGATCGAGGCGGTCGGCGGCAACCGCACGCGTGCCGCGGAGATCCTCAAGGTCGACCGCAAGACGCTCTACACGAAGCTGAAGAGCTACGGCTGGCGTCCGAGCGATCCGCCGCTCGGCGCGCCGCCGACGTGA
- a CDS encoding winged helix-turn-helix transcriptional regulator: MQRYGQFCAIARSLELVGERWTLLVVRELLMGSRRFGEIRRGIPRISRTMLSERLRALTDAGVIVRDGPDATPSYRLTRAGEELAEVVRSLGVWGQRWVRGPLDADELDEAPLLWDVQRRVDEDALPDEPVVVRFELTDVPARRRVHYLLLRRGEVSLCDDNPGLDVEICVRSDRRTLIEWWRGDRAWRRALASGALTIEGPRALVRAFPSWFQRYAFADVPPAHEERA; the protein is encoded by the coding sequence GTGCAGCGATACGGACAGTTCTGCGCGATCGCGCGATCGCTCGAGCTCGTGGGCGAGCGCTGGACCTTGCTCGTCGTGCGCGAGCTCTTGATGGGCAGCCGTCGATTCGGCGAGATCCGCCGAGGAATTCCGCGGATCTCGCGCACGATGCTCAGCGAGCGGCTGCGCGCGCTCACCGACGCGGGTGTGATCGTGCGCGATGGCCCCGACGCGACGCCGAGCTACCGGCTCACGCGCGCGGGCGAGGAGCTCGCGGAGGTGGTGCGCTCGCTCGGCGTGTGGGGACAGCGCTGGGTGCGAGGTCCGCTCGATGCCGACGAGCTCGACGAGGCGCCGCTCCTCTGGGACGTGCAGCGCCGAGTGGACGAGGACGCGCTGCCCGACGAGCCGGTGGTGGTGCGCTTCGAGCTCACCGACGTGCCGGCGCGACGGCGCGTGCACTACCTGCTGCTCCGGCGCGGCGAGGTGAGCCTCTGCGACGACAATCCCGGGCTCGACGTCGAGATCTGCGTGCGCAGCGATCGCCGCACGCTGATCGAGTGGTGGCGCGGCGACCGCGCGTGGCGTCGCGCGCTCGCGTCGGGCGCGCTGACGATCGAGGGACCGCGCGCGCTGGTGCGCGCGTTTCCTTCGTGGTTCCAGCGCTACGCGTTCGCCGACGTCCCGCCGGCGCACGAGGAGCGCGCGTGA
- a CDS encoding PaaI family thioesterase, producing MRSRTTTWIDPRASAAAHEGLSGLAWLEAIVAGRIPQPPISATLDFVIVEARHGFAAFEGTPGEHVLNPMGSVHGGYACTLLDSALGSAVMSVLDAGTAYGTVQIGVHLVRPIGVETGRVRCEARIVHRGRALATASGELVDREGRVLAHGTTTCALFPRARS from the coding sequence ATGCGCTCTCGCACCACGACCTGGATCGATCCGCGCGCGAGCGCGGCGGCGCACGAAGGGCTGAGCGGGCTCGCGTGGCTCGAGGCGATCGTCGCGGGGCGCATCCCGCAGCCGCCGATCTCCGCGACGCTCGACTTCGTGATCGTCGAGGCGCGCCACGGCTTCGCCGCGTTCGAGGGAACGCCCGGCGAGCACGTGCTGAACCCGATGGGCTCGGTGCACGGCGGATACGCGTGCACGCTGCTCGACTCGGCGCTCGGGAGCGCGGTCATGAGCGTGCTCGACGCCGGCACGGCGTACGGGACCGTGCAGATCGGCGTGCACCTGGTGCGGCCGATCGGCGTCGAGACGGGCCGCGTGCGGTGCGAAGCACGCATCGTGCACCGCGGGCGCGCGCTCGCGACGGCGAGCGGCGAGCTCGTCGATCGCGAGGGAAGGGTGCTCGCCCACGGCACCACCACGTGCGCGCTCTTCCCGCGCGCGCGATCCTGA
- a CDS encoding GNAT family N-acetyltransferase: MLDNPTWSALTTEQSHLALRHEDAARFPPAVTTLAGARDEAALDALARALSPGEIVGVFAAGSLVRPRLLVEIDGAPLVQMVHELPAPEPASDVEILGASDVPAMLALAERTRPGPFGPRTVELGTFLGVRDVGGRLVAMAGQRLRLPGTIEISAVCTDPAHAGRGLAARLITEQLARIHGAGASAFLHVRADNARAIALYERLGFRTRRRFRYLVLRRADQA; this comes from the coding sequence ATGCTCGACAACCCGACCTGGTCCGCGCTCACGACGGAGCAGTCGCACCTCGCGCTGCGGCACGAGGATGCGGCGCGCTTTCCACCCGCGGTGACGACGCTCGCCGGCGCGCGCGACGAAGCCGCGCTCGATGCGCTCGCACGAGCGCTCTCACCCGGCGAGATCGTCGGCGTGTTCGCGGCCGGGTCGCTCGTGCGCCCGAGGCTGCTGGTCGAGATCGACGGTGCGCCGCTCGTGCAGATGGTGCACGAGCTGCCCGCGCCGGAGCCCGCCTCCGACGTCGAGATCCTGGGCGCGTCCGACGTGCCCGCGATGCTCGCGCTGGCCGAGCGGACGCGTCCCGGCCCGTTCGGTCCGCGCACCGTCGAGCTCGGCACGTTCCTCGGCGTTCGTGACGTCGGCGGGCGGCTCGTCGCCATGGCCGGCCAGCGGCTGCGCCTGCCGGGCACGATCGAGATCAGCGCGGTCTGCACCGATCCCGCGCACGCGGGGCGCGGCCTCGCTGCGCGGCTGATCACCGAGCAGCTCGCGCGCATCCACGGCGCGGGCGCGTCGGCGTTCCTCCACGTCCGCGCCGACAACGCGCGCGCGATCGCGCTCTACGAGCGCCTCGGGTTCCGCACGCGCCGTCGCTTCCGATATCTCGTGCTGCGCCGCGCCGATCAGGCGTAG
- a CDS encoding beta-xylosidase produces MIEAVMIWNEPNNLSHWDFQMDPGWKQFAMMTRMAASAIRAERPSLPKVLGGISPIDPNFIRTMASEGVVDAVDVIAVHGFPLDWNHWQIHEWPDKLAEIRAVTDKRLWVSEVGVSTFGAEEVQEFGLVRTAELLRGKVERIHWYSLYDLPRAWPATTRHREAEGSSYYRHFYMGLLREDGTPKRALKHFHTLTPDLGICQWFHFEDHRLEPAVKWLRELGVKHLRTGLSWADSHRPNWEQWFDKQMKALEGFETTITFCFTPGSRGQRDDHTSPPKDPAEFADFCARMVRRYA; encoded by the coding sequence GTGATCGAAGCGGTGATGATCTGGAACGAGCCCAACAACCTCTCTCACTGGGACTTCCAGATGGATCCGGGCTGGAAGCAATTCGCGATGATGACGAGGATGGCCGCGAGCGCGATCCGCGCCGAGCGCCCCTCGCTGCCCAAGGTGCTGGGCGGCATCTCTCCGATCGATCCGAACTTCATCCGGACGATGGCGAGCGAGGGAGTCGTCGACGCGGTCGACGTCATCGCCGTGCACGGGTTTCCGCTCGACTGGAACCACTGGCAGATCCACGAGTGGCCCGACAAGCTCGCCGAGATCCGCGCGGTCACGGACAAGCGCCTCTGGGTCAGCGAGGTCGGAGTCTCGACGTTCGGTGCCGAGGAAGTGCAGGAGTTCGGGCTCGTGCGCACTGCCGAGCTGCTGCGCGGGAAGGTGGAGCGGATCCACTGGTACTCGCTCTACGATCTGCCGCGCGCGTGGCCCGCGACGACGCGCCATCGCGAGGCGGAAGGGTCGAGCTATTACCGCCACTTCTACATGGGCCTCTTGCGCGAGGACGGCACTCCGAAGCGCGCGCTGAAGCACTTCCACACGCTCACGCCGGACCTCGGGATCTGCCAGTGGTTCCACTTCGAGGATCACCGGCTCGAGCCCGCGGTGAAGTGGCTGAGAGAGCTCGGCGTCAAGCACCTGCGCACCGGTCTCTCGTGGGCGGACTCCCACCGTCCGAATTGGGAGCAGTGGTTCGACAAGCAGATGAAGGCGCTCGAAGGTTTCGAGACGACCATCACGTTCTGCTTCACGCCGGGCTCGCGCGGACAGCGCGACGATCACACCAGCCCGCCGAAGGATCCCGCGGAGTTCGCGGACTTCTGCGCGCGCATGGTGCGGCGCTACGCCTGA
- a CDS encoding TIGR04290 family methyltransferase — protein MQTERTARRAQSEVSRAEAERRIRELGPWFHNMELAGVMTAPEHFLGDYPRVKFAGFAHAIPDDLTGRSVLDVGCNAGFYSFEMKRRGASRVVGIDSDDRYLAQARLAADLTGLDVEFQKRSVYEVGAIGERFDLVIFMGVLYHLRHPLLALDLLHEHVVGDLLLFQSLQRGSDQVKDLEEDYPFVEREIFDDPGYPKMHFVERKYSQDPTNWWIPNRACVEAMLRSTGFTIVGHPEPEVYVCRKGRRARESGEWVVHRSVRVPEHTSEDGSQGGAA, from the coding sequence ATGCAGACCGAACGGACGGCGCGACGCGCCCAGAGCGAGGTGTCGCGCGCGGAGGCAGAGCGGCGCATCCGCGAGCTCGGCCCGTGGTTCCACAACATGGAGCTCGCCGGCGTGATGACCGCGCCGGAGCACTTCCTGGGTGACTATCCGCGGGTGAAATTCGCGGGGTTCGCCCACGCGATTCCCGACGATCTCACGGGCCGCAGCGTGCTCGACGTCGGGTGCAACGCGGGGTTCTACAGCTTCGAGATGAAGCGCCGTGGGGCGTCGCGCGTGGTCGGGATCGACAGCGACGATCGATATCTCGCGCAGGCACGGCTCGCTGCCGATCTGACGGGGCTCGACGTCGAGTTCCAGAAGCGCAGCGTCTACGAGGTCGGCGCGATCGGAGAGCGATTCGATCTCGTGATCTTCATGGGCGTGCTCTATCACCTGCGCCACCCGCTGCTCGCGCTCGATCTGTTGCACGAGCACGTCGTCGGCGATCTGCTGCTCTTCCAGAGCCTGCAGCGCGGCAGTGATCAGGTGAAGGATCTCGAGGAGGACTATCCGTTCGTCGAGCGCGAGATCTTCGACGATCCCGGATATCCGAAGATGCACTTCGTCGAGCGGAAGTACTCGCAGGATCCGACGAACTGGTGGATCCCGAACCGTGCGTGCGTGGAGGCGATGCTGCGCAGCACCGGGTTCACGATCGTCGGTCACCCCGAGCCCGAGGTGTACGTGTGCCGCAAGGGGCGGCGAGCGCGCGAGTCGGGCGAGTGGGTGGTGCATCGCAGCGTGCGGGTCCCGGAGCACACGAGCGAGGACGGTTCGCAGGGAGGTGCCGCGTGA
- a CDS encoding CgeB family protein, with translation MSAFDYVFLGLSITSSWGNGHATTYRGLVRELAARGHRVLFLERDLDFYAANRDMPEPPYCTTRLYRSLEELRSAYAREVRDADLVVVGSYVPEGIEVGRWATRTARGAVAFYDIDTPVTLARLARGEEEYLTPSLIPEFDLYLSFTGGPTLRVLEKRWGAKRAEALHCSVDPGLYAPDPDAGVRWDMGYLGTYSDDRQPTLERLLLEPARRWRQGRFHVAGPQYPDAIRWPANVGREIHLAPREHRAYYNAQRFTLNVTRRDMIEAGFSPSVRLFEAAACAVPIVSDEWPGLETFFVPGEEILVARSTEESLAILQGMGEEQRRRIGERARDRVLAEHTAAHRAETVERLTREILDARARTTSATA, from the coding sequence GTGAGCGCGTTCGACTACGTGTTCCTCGGCCTCTCGATCACGAGCTCGTGGGGCAACGGGCATGCGACGACCTATCGCGGGCTGGTGCGCGAGCTCGCGGCGCGCGGTCACCGCGTGCTCTTCCTCGAGCGTGATCTCGACTTCTACGCGGCGAACCGGGACATGCCCGAGCCGCCCTACTGCACGACGCGCCTCTATCGCTCGCTCGAGGAGCTGCGCTCGGCGTATGCGCGCGAAGTGCGCGACGCCGATCTGGTCGTCGTGGGCTCGTACGTCCCGGAGGGGATCGAGGTCGGCCGCTGGGCGACCCGCACCGCGCGCGGCGCGGTCGCGTTCTACGACATCGATACGCCGGTGACGCTGGCGCGACTGGCACGCGGCGAAGAGGAGTATCTGACTCCGTCGCTCATCCCGGAATTCGATCTCTATCTCTCGTTCACCGGCGGGCCGACGCTGCGCGTGCTCGAGAAGCGCTGGGGCGCCAAGCGCGCGGAGGCGCTCCACTGCTCGGTGGATCCCGGTCTGTACGCGCCCGATCCCGATGCCGGAGTCCGCTGGGACATGGGATATCTCGGCACCTACAGCGACGATCGACAGCCGACGCTGGAGCGCCTGCTGCTCGAGCCCGCGCGCCGCTGGCGACAAGGACGCTTCCACGTCGCTGGGCCGCAGTACCCGGATGCGATCCGCTGGCCGGCGAACGTCGGCCGCGAGATCCACCTCGCGCCGCGCGAGCATCGCGCCTACTACAACGCGCAGCGCTTCACGCTGAACGTCACGCGTCGCGACATGATCGAGGCGGGTTTTTCGCCGAGCGTGCGCCTCTTCGAGGCCGCGGCGTGCGCGGTGCCGATCGTCAGCGACGAGTGGCCGGGGCTCGAGACCTTCTTCGTGCCCGGCGAGGAGATCCTCGTCGCACGCAGCACCGAGGAGTCGCTCGCGATCCTGCAGGGGATGGGCGAGGAGCAGCGCCGCCGCATCGGCGAGCGAGCGCGCGACCGCGTGCTCGCGGAGCACACCGCCGCGCACCGCGCCGAGACGGTCGAGCGCCTCACGCGCGAGATCCTCGACGCGCGCGCGCGCACCACGTCCGCGACCGCCTGA